The Diorhabda sublineata isolate icDioSubl1.1 chromosome 6, icDioSubl1.1, whole genome shotgun sequence genome includes a window with the following:
- the LOC130445285 gene encoding beta-ureidopropionase-like isoform X2 → METVDSKDLDVSEKCLKLASRYKLELVKYKFNHVVEQLRPPRLIRVALFQQKLPVPLTFPIYKVKTEMYTLAMDAVKVAAKGGAKIFSLQQAWNMPYAFCSGEKMPWSEYAEKAEEGSTTRILQSLSQENNIVIISTILERDEIFEDRIWNTAIVIDNHGRVLGKQRRNHIPCVENSNEPTYYCEGDSGHPVFETEYGKIGINICYERHYPLSWFALALNGAEIVFNPCGAIGEEAELLWGIEARNAAIANGYYVCTVNRIGMEIYDHEYEDEEGNLIHHKDSGLFFGSSYVTAPNGTRSPGLSRTKNGLLIAEFDLNLCRQVKDNRGIGHTHMLPKYRDLLLQATNSDFKPQVIKKHCHCYSI, encoded by the exons AGACTTAGACGTATCTGAGAAATGCCTGAAGCTAGCGTCGAGGTACAAATTGGAATTGGTTAAGTATAAATTTAATCATGTAGTTGAACAACTTAGACCTCCTCGATTAATTAGAGTGGCACTATTCCAACAAAAGCTACCGGTACCATTAACTTTTCCAATTTATAAAGTGAAAACGGAAATGTATACTTTAGCAATGGATGCTGTGAAAGTAGCTGCCAAAGGTGGAGCGAAGATATTTAGTTTACAACAAGCTTGGA aTATGCCGTACGCCTTTTGTAGCGGGGAAAAAATGCCTTGGAGTGAATATGCGGAAAAAGCCGAAGAAGGGTCGACAACGAGAATATTACAGTCG CTATCTCAAGAAAACAATATTGTTATAATATCAACAATCCTGGAACGAGACGAAATATTTGAGGATCGAATTTGGAACACAGCTATAGTTATAGATAATCATGGACGAGTTTTAGGAAAACAAAGAAGGAATCATATACCTTGTGTAGAAAATTCCAATGAGCCTACATATTACTGTGAAGGTGATAGTGGACATCCTGTTTTTGAG ACTGAATATGGAAAAATCGGTATCAATATTTGCTATGAGAGGCATTATCCACTGAGTTGGTTCGCGTTAGCTTTAAATGGTGCAGAAATCGTATTTAATCCATGTGGAGCG ATTGGCGAAGAAGCTGAACTTCTATGGGGTATTGAAGCTCGCAATGCTGCAATAGCGAACGGTTATTACGTGTGTACAGTAAATAGAATAGGAATGGAAATATATGATCATGAATATGAAGATGAAGAGGGTAATTTAATACATCACAAAGACTCCGGACTCTTCTTCGGATCTAGTTATGTGACTGCTCCAAATGGAACAAGATCCCCG GGTTTATCAAGAACAAAAAACGGACTACTTATAGCAGAGTTTGATTTGAATTTGTGCCGTCAAGTAAAAGATAATAGAGGAATTggg caCACGCACATGCTACCCAAATATAGAGATCTTCTTTTACAAGCCACAAATTCAGATTTTAAGCCGCAAGTTATCAAAAAACACTGCCATTgttattctatataa
- the LOC130445285 gene encoding beta-ureidopropionase-like isoform X1, translating to MSLEKEVDSIESILQKLPDKEFRQVWRILYGDGGQDLDVSEKCLKLASRYKLELVKYKFNHVVEQLRPPRLIRVALFQQKLPVPLTFPIYKVKTEMYTLAMDAVKVAAKGGAKIFSLQQAWNMPYAFCSGEKMPWSEYAEKAEEGSTTRILQSLSQENNIVIISTILERDEIFEDRIWNTAIVIDNHGRVLGKQRRNHIPCVENSNEPTYYCEGDSGHPVFETEYGKIGINICYERHYPLSWFALALNGAEIVFNPCGAIGEEAELLWGIEARNAAIANGYYVCTVNRIGMEIYDHEYEDEEGNLIHHKDSGLFFGSSYVTAPNGTRSPGLSRTKNGLLIAEFDLNLCRQVKDNRGIGHTHMLPKYRDLLLQATNSDFKPQVIKKHCHCYSI from the exons AGACTTAGACGTATCTGAGAAATGCCTGAAGCTAGCGTCGAGGTACAAATTGGAATTGGTTAAGTATAAATTTAATCATGTAGTTGAACAACTTAGACCTCCTCGATTAATTAGAGTGGCACTATTCCAACAAAAGCTACCGGTACCATTAACTTTTCCAATTTATAAAGTGAAAACGGAAATGTATACTTTAGCAATGGATGCTGTGAAAGTAGCTGCCAAAGGTGGAGCGAAGATATTTAGTTTACAACAAGCTTGGA aTATGCCGTACGCCTTTTGTAGCGGGGAAAAAATGCCTTGGAGTGAATATGCGGAAAAAGCCGAAGAAGGGTCGACAACGAGAATATTACAGTCG CTATCTCAAGAAAACAATATTGTTATAATATCAACAATCCTGGAACGAGACGAAATATTTGAGGATCGAATTTGGAACACAGCTATAGTTATAGATAATCATGGACGAGTTTTAGGAAAACAAAGAAGGAATCATATACCTTGTGTAGAAAATTCCAATGAGCCTACATATTACTGTGAAGGTGATAGTGGACATCCTGTTTTTGAG ACTGAATATGGAAAAATCGGTATCAATATTTGCTATGAGAGGCATTATCCACTGAGTTGGTTCGCGTTAGCTTTAAATGGTGCAGAAATCGTATTTAATCCATGTGGAGCG ATTGGCGAAGAAGCTGAACTTCTATGGGGTATTGAAGCTCGCAATGCTGCAATAGCGAACGGTTATTACGTGTGTACAGTAAATAGAATAGGAATGGAAATATATGATCATGAATATGAAGATGAAGAGGGTAATTTAATACATCACAAAGACTCCGGACTCTTCTTCGGATCTAGTTATGTGACTGCTCCAAATGGAACAAGATCCCCG GGTTTATCAAGAACAAAAAACGGACTACTTATAGCAGAGTTTGATTTGAATTTGTGCCGTCAAGTAAAAGATAATAGAGGAATTggg caCACGCACATGCTACCCAAATATAGAGATCTTCTTTTACAAGCCACAAATTCAGATTTTAAGCCGCAAGTTATCAAAAAACACTGCCATTgttattctatataa